The Fructilactobacillus myrtifloralis genome contains a region encoding:
- a CDS encoding histidine phosphatase family protein, whose product MVVTAYLVRHGQTYLNLYNKVQGWIDSPLTSKGIKDAQDAGARLAKVAFDAAFTSDSGRAVATGREILQQNPRGMDIITYQYPELREQFHGYFEGENLDQMWQFVGEQVDITNEAGVLDHYGLERARDLIAKADLYNNAENNQQFWDRLDRGFNRIRENTTVGQNILIVSHGMTIRSIVDRYAPELDDGQAAKNGSITKLLIHPETIEVEYYNKLDRDV is encoded by the coding sequence ATGGTAGTAACAGCATATTTAGTTAGACACGGACAAACCTATTTAAACCTGTACAACAAGGTGCAAGGCTGGATTGACTCTCCCCTTACGTCTAAGGGGATTAAGGATGCCCAAGATGCGGGCGCGCGGTTAGCCAAGGTGGCCTTTGACGCCGCCTTTACCAGTGATTCGGGGCGTGCGGTTGCAACGGGACGGGAGATTTTACAGCAAAACCCCCGGGGGATGGACATCATCACCTACCAGTATCCGGAACTGCGTGAACAATTCCACGGCTACTTTGAGGGAGAAAACCTCGACCAGATGTGGCAGTTTGTCGGCGAGCAGGTTGATATCACGAACGAAGCAGGGGTTTTAGATCACTATGGGCTGGAACGGGCCCGGGATTTGATTGCAAAGGCCGACTTGTATAACAATGCCGAAAACAACCAGCAATTCTGGGACCGGTTAGACCGTGGTTTTAACCGGATTCGCGAAAATACGACGGTAGGGCAAAACATCCTGATTGTGTCACACGGGATGACGATTCGGTCGATTGTAGACCGGTATGCTCCGGAACTTGATGATGGACAAGCGGCTAAAAATGGGAGTATTACCAAGCTTTTAATCCATCCAGAGACGATTGAAGTTGAGTATTATAATAAATTGGATCGCGATGTGTAA
- a CDS encoding GbpC/Spa domain-containing protein produces MQKKGHNQINQTSKTWLFTALTTVTLAGAVPLVSNRIYAATDATTVGTKQAQLDASTQANAQPAQPKEVEQLTQPAASTSEVHQAVQPASTAPQPTNASATDQPKAVIPETTPVQTHAPAQSTEEPPARSLSTGTAEKTSAPDSQPVSTTDSVQPLQNYLVQTRSAAPSEQDYQAQAEQYQRDLQAYQAKERAYQEAERRYQAQQVEYQRDLQNYDTKVDYAKQHGEVDPTTLVNNFVMGHSPAAQGKIIYQGNEVSIKVVNEEIPNSNTNHQPTPHFQMVWTSGQLHDVNGYHDLIATIKFSNLNGSYLNAETGVRIPVVGAMETFYAPSEGLQTLDVYFDPTQGFVFGNGGLQSGVKNKSIRMQMTYFDANGQPINFVPGTAYAEIESLNNFASDGSEPETATVNSGGTAITIAGSSVKAKQQTLTPTFNSGLPWPSVLKGALTWNYLPSTVMDQLQQALDQYDRTGDASGCETWIKQYYDQYNWDKTTSPYNYFGAGLIQFSGSVFDVTYAATNNPEYGCWEISTTNTKQSHLTKPQAPIAPVPPVAPVPPVKPTPSVVPPQPGSPRVPATPVQPHQPKTPGLPVQPVQPNVPVVPMQPVTPFQPQPLTATPKGMPHSPGQQTSQPTTVVSSGAPKPTPSPAVLPATGTKATSWLQRLGMLVLSGVLLLIVTVTRNRRTK; encoded by the coding sequence ATGCAGAAAAAAGGACACAACCAAATTAATCAAACCAGCAAAACGTGGCTTTTTACTGCCCTAACCACGGTGACCCTTGCGGGAGCCGTCCCGTTAGTGAGTAATCGAATTTATGCCGCCACTGATGCGACCACGGTGGGCACTAAACAAGCTCAGCTAGACGCTTCAACGCAAGCCAACGCCCAACCAGCGCAACCAAAGGAAGTAGAGCAGTTGACACAGCCAGCGGCTTCGACTTCAGAAGTGCACCAAGCTGTTCAGCCCGCGTCGACTGCGCCCCAACCAACGAACGCATCCGCAACTGATCAACCGAAAGCGGTTATTCCGGAAACGACACCGGTTCAGACTCACGCTCCAGCCCAGTCGACTGAGGAACCACCGGCGAGATCGCTTTCGACTGGTACTGCTGAAAAGACGTCAGCACCGGATTCACAACCCGTTTCCACGACCGATTCCGTGCAGCCACTGCAAAATTATCTAGTACAAACGCGGAGTGCAGCTCCTTCTGAGCAGGATTATCAAGCACAAGCAGAGCAGTATCAACGTGATTTACAAGCTTACCAAGCCAAGGAACGTGCTTATCAGGAAGCAGAACGGCGCTACCAAGCGCAGCAGGTGGAGTACCAACGTGATTTACAGAACTACGATACCAAAGTTGATTATGCTAAGCAGCACGGTGAAGTAGATCCGACGACGTTGGTAAATAACTTTGTCATGGGCCACTCTCCAGCAGCACAGGGCAAAATTATTTACCAGGGCAATGAAGTTTCCATCAAAGTGGTGAACGAAGAAATCCCTAATTCCAACACGAACCATCAACCCACTCCCCACTTCCAGATGGTGTGGACAAGCGGGCAACTGCATGATGTTAACGGTTATCATGATCTGATTGCGACGATTAAGTTTTCGAACTTAAACGGCTCCTATTTAAATGCAGAAACGGGGGTTCGAATTCCGGTGGTGGGCGCCATGGAAACCTTCTACGCTCCTTCAGAGGGGTTGCAAACGTTAGACGTTTACTTTGATCCCACACAGGGCTTTGTTTTTGGAAACGGAGGCTTGCAGTCTGGGGTTAAAAATAAATCAATCAGAATGCAAATGACGTATTTTGATGCTAACGGGCAACCGATTAACTTTGTTCCCGGAACCGCATATGCAGAGATTGAATCGCTAAATAACTTTGCGAGCGATGGTTCCGAACCAGAAACCGCGACCGTTAATTCCGGGGGCACTGCGATTACGATCGCCGGGTCCTCGGTGAAAGCTAAGCAACAAACGCTGACGCCCACCTTTAATTCAGGGTTACCATGGCCCTCAGTTCTAAAGGGGGCGTTAACGTGGAACTATCTGCCAAGTACCGTGATGGATCAGTTGCAACAGGCTTTAGATCAGTATGATCGGACTGGGGATGCGAGTGGTTGTGAAACATGGATTAAACAATACTATGACCAATATAATTGGGATAAAACCACGTCTCCATATAACTACTTTGGCGCGGGGTTAATCCAATTTAGTGGGAGTGTGTTTGACGTTACGTATGCGGCCACGAATAATCCGGAATATGGTTGTTGGGAAATCTCAACGACGAATACGAAGCAATCCCATTTGACCAAACCTCAGGCGCCGATTGCTCCGGTTCCCCCCGTTGCTCCAGTTCCACCGGTAAAACCAACTCCGTCCGTGGTCCCACCTCAACCGGGTTCTCCGCGGGTTCCAGCTACGCCAGTGCAACCCCACCAACCAAAAACTCCCGGGCTTCCAGTGCAACCGGTGCAACCAAACGTGCCCGTGGTCCCAATGCAACCGGTCACTCCGTTCCAACCGCAGCCGCTGACCGCGACGCCGAAAGGGATGCCCCATTCACCAGGTCAGCAAACTTCCCAACCGACGACCGTTGTTTCGAGTGGGGCCCCTAAGCCAACGCCCAGCCCCGCGGTGTTACCAGCCACTGGAACAAAAGCAACGAGTTGGCTCCAACGGCTTGGAATGTTGGTGCTAAGTGGCGTTTTACTGCTGATTGTGACGGTTACTAGAAACCGGCGCACGAAATAA
- a CDS encoding DUF2075 domain-containing protein — protein sequence MPNNTATAKLAPNQHHLTPEQQDLVDRILTFTTHHLSGEKPAIFTINGDCGTGKSVILSQLFYNLQQAAHEPQNDLAGTQNYFLVNHPEVLKVYQELAGSEPHVLKKDFLRPTSFINQLHKQHRRADVVVIDEAHLLLSQPDHYNNFYGTNQLAEILKLSRVVICVFDFHQVVQTKNYWDEARLNQIVAPYPHETYHLTHQFRMHATPALINWMDAVSQGELLPLPADARTDYDFRVYGDAESLRKAIVARNRQVGLSRVVATTGYPSTLDGGQHYINETGGFHMPWDQYNYTKTPWSEIPETINEVGSIYTCQGFDLNYVGLILSPLLYLDPTDQRIKVDLSKQTNREMLKRRADVTDPAVFNHMKQQIILNTVNVLLKRGIRGVYLYAHDPALRSALLRDYQRLLQSSNP from the coding sequence ATGCCTAACAACACTGCCACGGCTAAACTAGCTCCTAACCAGCACCATTTGACCCCGGAGCAACAGGACTTGGTGGACCGCATTCTCACCTTCACCACGCACCATCTAAGCGGGGAAAAACCAGCGATTTTCACCATTAACGGCGACTGTGGAACGGGGAAAAGTGTGATTCTCAGCCAGTTATTCTATAACCTCCAACAAGCGGCGCACGAGCCACAAAATGACCTAGCCGGAACCCAGAACTACTTTTTGGTGAATCATCCAGAGGTGTTAAAGGTTTATCAGGAACTGGCTGGTTCTGAACCCCACGTCCTTAAGAAGGATTTTCTCCGGCCAACTTCTTTTATCAACCAGTTACACAAACAGCACCGCCGAGCAGACGTGGTCGTTATTGACGAAGCCCACCTCCTGCTCTCCCAACCGGACCACTACAATAATTTTTACGGCACCAATCAGCTAGCAGAAATTCTGAAACTCAGTCGGGTCGTCATTTGTGTCTTTGACTTTCATCAAGTGGTTCAAACCAAGAACTACTGGGACGAAGCTCGCTTAAATCAAATTGTTGCTCCCTATCCCCACGAAACTTATCACTTAACCCACCAGTTTCGGATGCACGCTACGCCAGCCCTAATTAACTGGATGGATGCCGTTAGTCAAGGAGAATTACTCCCCCTGCCTGCGGATGCCCGCACAGACTATGACTTTCGGGTTTATGGGGATGCCGAATCCCTGCGGAAGGCCATCGTAGCCCGGAATCGTCAGGTAGGGCTCTCGCGCGTAGTTGCCACTACCGGTTATCCCTCGACGCTGGACGGCGGGCAACACTATATCAACGAAACGGGTGGCTTTCACATGCCGTGGGATCAGTACAACTACACCAAAACTCCCTGGTCGGAAATCCCGGAGACCATTAATGAAGTGGGTTCGATTTACACCTGTCAGGGCTTTGATTTAAACTACGTCGGGTTAATCCTCAGTCCGCTACTTTATCTTGATCCGACTGACCAGCGCATAAAAGTCGATTTAAGTAAACAAACCAACCGTGAGATGCTGAAACGGCGGGCGGATGTAACTGATCCTGCAGTTTTTAACCACATGAAACAGCAGATCATCCTAAACACCGTCAACGTCCTTTTAAAACGAGGCATTCGGGGCGTCTATCTCTACGCCCATGATCCGGCCTTACGGTCCGCCCTGCTGCGTGACTATCAGCGCCTCCTCCAATCATCAAATCCATAA
- a CDS encoding MFS transporter, which yields MSNTNNSTISLKTNLAILATAFLSFAGVLIETSMNVTFPELAREMHVSLNLIQWITTGYLLVVTMTMSTTAFLLKRYPVKRIFIAASTLFILGDVLSLFAPDFPILLLGRLIQAGSTGLAMPMMYQVIFALIPKRRIGTYVGIASMVISLAPALGPTYGGALSSLLSWRYIFIVILPFVILTLLLGTRTLTLQPQGVTKRFDFLALGLLAITLFAFVWATNQLGSAHGQLLPWLLPCLIGIVSLALFVWTNNHGNTQLLSLHPLKIPSISMNAIVYMMLMFVNIGISFVIPIYAEVVFHVTPLVAGLILLPGSIIGGAISPVAGFAYDRYGAFKPILTGMILFTTATFLFSISSSWATPVYFMLLFTLLRIGMNMAFANLLSNAQALAPVTQSADVNSLFNMLQQYAGSVGTSLLASGLALYQNQAHGAAAQITATIQGGHLDYTLLFVIAVLITILAFTNWHLQRKSAHHA from the coding sequence ATGTCAAATACCAATAATTCAACCATTTCACTAAAGACCAACTTAGCCATTCTAGCGACGGCGTTTCTTTCGTTTGCCGGGGTTTTAATCGAAACCTCTATGAACGTCACGTTTCCAGAACTGGCACGCGAAATGCACGTTTCCCTGAATCTCATCCAGTGGATTACCACGGGGTACCTCCTCGTGGTTACCATGACGATGTCAACCACCGCCTTTTTACTGAAACGGTATCCAGTGAAACGGATTTTCATCGCTGCCAGCACCCTGTTTATTCTCGGTGATGTGTTGTCACTGTTCGCCCCCGATTTTCCCATTTTACTGCTCGGCCGTTTAATTCAAGCCGGTTCAACGGGGTTGGCAATGCCAATGATGTATCAGGTCATCTTCGCTCTGATCCCCAAACGGCGCATCGGGACCTACGTTGGAATTGCCTCGATGGTGATTTCCCTCGCTCCAGCACTCGGACCAACGTACGGAGGCGCCCTGTCCTCGCTTCTTTCCTGGCGCTATATCTTTATCGTCATTTTGCCGTTTGTCATCCTCACCCTGTTGCTCGGGACCCGGACCCTCACTTTACAGCCCCAGGGCGTAACCAAACGCTTCGATTTTCTTGCCCTCGGGTTATTAGCAATCACCCTCTTTGCCTTTGTGTGGGCCACTAACCAACTGGGAAGTGCCCACGGCCAATTGCTGCCATGGTTGCTCCCCTGCCTGATTGGAATTGTGAGTCTCGCACTCTTTGTATGGACCAACAATCACGGAAACACCCAGTTACTTTCCCTCCATCCCCTTAAAATTCCGAGCATCTCCATGAACGCCATCGTTTACATGATGTTGATGTTCGTCAACATTGGGATTTCCTTTGTGATTCCCATCTACGCTGAGGTCGTTTTTCACGTCACCCCACTCGTTGCTGGGTTGATTTTGCTTCCCGGATCGATTATCGGAGGCGCTATTTCCCCAGTGGCCGGCTTCGCTTACGACCGCTACGGCGCCTTTAAACCCATTCTCACGGGTATGATTCTCTTCACAACGGCAACCTTTTTATTCAGTATCTCGAGCTCCTGGGCAACCCCCGTGTACTTTATGCTCCTCTTTACCCTGCTCCGAATCGGGATGAATATGGCGTTTGCAAACCTCCTTTCCAACGCGCAAGCGCTGGCTCCGGTGACCCAATCAGCTGACGTTAACTCGTTGTTCAACATGCTGCAACAGTACGCTGGGTCAGTGGGAACCAGTCTCTTGGCTTCTGGGTTAGCGCTGTACCAGAATCAAGCTCATGGAGCTGCTGCTCAAATCACGGCAACCATCCAGGGTGGCCATTTGGACTACACGCTGTTATTCGTGATTGCCGTTCTAATTACCATTTTGGCCTTTACTAACTGGCACCTCCAGCGAAAGTCGGCTCACCATGCCTAA
- the proC gene encoding pyrroline-5-carboxylate reductase codes for MKIGILGAGHMGTAIIRGLTNRYQSNDIFVKGHHVNDTLKSLQQELGFQILTNNDFSGLDVLFVTTPASATLTSLKDTQIDEQTLLISAAQGITPEQIKTIFPKNSVVCIVPNIPVAVNAGCIAMTKASAATPEDQQTANQILKNLGTVIAVPADNVGIVGTVAGCGPAFVDIFMSALADAAVQNGLDRQTATKVAASMVYGSGKLALQTGTAPDALKDQVTSPGGSTIKGVVGLDEKGFRAAINYAVNQANGTN; via the coding sequence ATGAAAATTGGAATTTTAGGAGCAGGTCACATGGGAACCGCCATCATTCGTGGGTTAACCAATCGATACCAATCCAACGATATATTCGTCAAGGGACACCATGTCAACGACACTTTAAAAAGCTTACAGCAAGAGCTTGGGTTCCAAATTCTGACCAATAATGATTTCAGTGGTTTAGACGTCTTATTCGTAACCACCCCAGCATCGGCTACGTTAACAAGCTTAAAGGACACTCAAATTGACGAACAGACGTTGCTCATTTCTGCTGCTCAAGGGATTACACCTGAACAGATTAAAACAATATTTCCTAAAAATTCGGTTGTTTGTATCGTACCAAATATTCCGGTTGCTGTTAATGCTGGTTGCATTGCCATGACAAAGGCCAGTGCTGCTACTCCAGAAGACCAACAAACTGCCAACCAAATCTTGAAGAACCTTGGAACGGTTATAGCAGTTCCGGCTGATAATGTTGGCATCGTTGGAACTGTTGCTGGTTGTGGACCAGCGTTTGTGGACATCTTCATGAGTGCTCTCGCTGACGCGGCTGTGCAAAATGGCCTTGATCGCCAGACCGCGACTAAAGTGGCGGCTAGCATGGTCTATGGAAGCGGTAAGTTAGCCCTGCAAACGGGCACCGCTCCCGACGCGCTGAAAGATCAGGTCACTTCCCCTGGTGGTTCAACCATTAAAGGGGTCGTGGGCCTCGATGAAAAGGGCTTTCGGGCTGCTATCAACTATGCCGTTAATCAAGCCAACGGAACTAATTAA